A single region of the Salipaludibacillus sp. LMS25 genome encodes:
- a CDS encoding Fe-S-containing hydro-lyase, producing MAEQKALTIPLTYDQVKGLRAGDLVTITGTIYTARDAAHKNMTEALSAGEALPMNITDQVIYYAGPTPAKPGRVIGSCGPTTSGRMDAYSPTLLAEGLRGMIGKGPRSPEVIEAMKQHGAVYFAAVGGAAAVISDSITKVDVVAYEELGPEAIRKMEVVDYPCVVAIDSFGNDLYKLGVEKYKQTEPTT from the coding sequence AAGGTTTGAGAGCAGGTGATCTAGTGACGATAACTGGCACAATTTATACGGCTAGAGATGCAGCACATAAAAATATGACAGAAGCCTTATCTGCTGGAGAAGCTCTGCCGATGAATATAACGGATCAAGTTATCTATTATGCTGGGCCGACGCCAGCTAAACCAGGACGTGTGATCGGTTCCTGTGGACCGACCACAAGCGGCAGAATGGACGCTTATTCACCGACTCTACTCGCGGAAGGGTTGCGAGGGATGATCGGCAAAGGGCCAAGAAGCCCAGAAGTGATTGAAGCGATGAAACAGCATGGGGCTGTGTATTTCGCTGCAGTAGGTGGCGCGGCTGCTGTCATCTCTGATTCCATTACGAAAGTCGATGTGGTCGCATACGAAGAATTAGGTCCCGAAGCTATTAGAAAAATGGAAGTTGTCGACTATCCATGTGTCGTGGCGATTGATAGCTTCGGAAACGATTTATATAAATTGGGTGTTGAAAAATATAAACAAACAGAGCCCACGACGTGA